A single Vigna radiata var. radiata cultivar VC1973A chromosome 8, Vradiata_ver6, whole genome shotgun sequence DNA region contains:
- the LOC111242387 gene encoding uncharacterized protein LOC111242387, with the protein MEGRVVAVEGHLEAVEIAIAETKADTGALRQETAAIRQDIQAILKAMGENNRRDQQQDESQSSVNDNRGGPNGGGGRGGEGNQGGMTHWRKRVELPVFEGGESWVWIGRAEKFFEVQKVAEEEKLELAFIGMEGYAGSWFRFWREKTKNLSWDGLKRALGIRFGGGTGGMVYERLSTIRKAGPVEEYIRDFEVLIGQTTQIPEEQIMGYFLSGLQEEVGDHVRPLDPLDLMTAMRVARDVEKLCTTSKTGGGWVSKNQSSWGKTSGAVARVESNRNPTVREGPVESVGYVKKGATQGGNNVGTSGSGSDQNVHNIPYSEYIKRREKGRCFTCGGPFGPDHRYPERGLRMLILVEEEEEAENDGDLR; encoded by the coding sequence ATGGAGGGAAGAGTAGTGGCGGTCGAAGGACACTTGGAGGCGGTCGAGATTGCAATCGCCGAGACGAAAGCAGACACAGGGGCTTTGCGACAGGAGACGGCGGCGATACGACAGGACATTCAAGCAATCTTGAAAGCGATGGGAGAAAACAATCGCAGAGACCAACAACAGGATGAGAGTCAATCGTCGGTGAACGATAATAGGGGTGGACCCAACGGCGGAGGGGGAAGAGGCGGAGAAGGTAACCAAGGAGGGATGACCCATTGGAGGAAGCGGGTCGAGTTACCAGTTTTTGAAGGGGGCGAGTCCTGGGTATGGATAGGTAGAGCTGAGAAGTTTTTCGAAGTTCAGAAGGTGGCTGAGGAGGAAAAACTAGAATTGGCCTTTATTGGCATGGAAGGGTACGCTGGAAGTTGGTTCCGATTTTGGCGAGAGAAGACCAAGAACCTTTCTTGGGATGGGTTGAAGAGAGCCCTGGGAATACGATTCGGGGGAGGAACCGGTGGGATGGTGTACGAGAGGCTGTCGACCATAAGAAAGGCGGGGCCGGTGGAGGAGTATATACGTGATTTCGAAGTACTGATTGGGCAAACGACCCAGATACCCGAGGAGCAGATAATGGGCTATTTCTTGTCGGGCTTGCAGGAAGAAGTGGGAGATCATGTCCGGCCACTTGACCCACTGGACTTGATGACCGCCATGCGAGTGGCGAGAGATGTGGAGAAGTTGTGCACTACTTCGAAGACGGGCGGAGGATGGGTGTCCAAGAATCAAAGTTCTTGGGGAAAAACGTCAGGTGCGGTGGCGCGGGTGGAGTCGAATCGCAACCCGACGGTGCGAGAAGGACCAGTTGAAAGTGTAGGGTATGTAAAGAAAGGTGCGACCCAGGGGGGAAATAACGTGGGAACCAGCGGCAGTGGAAGTGATCAGAATGTCCACAATATTCCGTACTCGGAATACATCAAACGGAGGGAAAAGGGGAGATGTTTCACGTGTGGCGGACCTTTTGGCCCTGACCATCGCTATCCGGAGAGGGGTTTAAGGATGCTAATTTTGGttgaagaggaggaagaggctGAAAACGATGGAGACCTGAGATGA
- the LOC106771507 gene encoding uncharacterized protein LOC106771507: MSHSAARCARRFVNLTRALSTEARAQKVERIANELLDLNRFERHDFTVLWRLKMGLHRYGTPMAGVVTPPMPAAGLPGVEAGAAAEKTVFDLKLEKYDAAAKIKIIKEVRSFTDLGLKEAKDLVEKFPCVLKKGLTKEEANPILEKLKELGAAVVLE; this comes from the coding sequence ATGTCTCACAGCGCGGCAAGGTGTGCCAGAAGATTTGTGAACCTCACGCGTGCTCTCTCCACGGAGGCGCGTGCGCAGAAGGTGGAGCGTATTGCCAACGAGCTTCTCGATCTCAACAGGTTCGAGAGGCATGACTTCACCGTCCTCTGGCGGCTCAAGATGGGTCTCCACCGCTATGGCACTCCGATGGCCGGCGTTGTCACACCACCAATGCCGGCTGCAGGGTTGCCTGGGGTGGAGGCCGGTGCTGCGGCAGAGAAGACGGTGTTTGATTTGAAGTTGGAGAAGTATGATGCTGCTGCCAAGATCAAAATCATCAAGGAAGTGAGGTCCTTTACTGACTTGGGGTTAAAGGAAGCCAAGGACTTGGTGGAAAAGTTTCCTTGTGTTTTGAAGAAGGGGCTCACCAAGGAGGAGGCTAATCCCATTCTGGAGAAACTCAAGGAGTTGGGTGCTGCTGTTGTGTTGGAGTGA